A single Paenibacillus sp. FSL R5-0517 DNA region contains:
- a CDS encoding extracellular solute-binding protein, with amino-acid sequence MKTKRKRGLVLALALLVTSALSACSSSGDTNTTTGGSSGNSTESKVTFSIGYATGDPAGKQAISEKIKAFMEANPNIIIKDISEGTSSSYLDWLKTKDAVGEFPDLVEMRDTEVFLKANKIAELPQEVQNLFDSVPAIDGKVYNAPMGLNAPEGIIYSKKAYRDAGITELPKTYDEFLADQEKLKASGITPIVVGGKDIFHMGFWLNKFLIDQVYAIDPDWNSKRTAKQVSFTDDNVVQAMNDYKELFQNYVDKGWLSTGDNQTTSILISGKAAQLFSGPWMFTQIEEADPNFEFGFYALPDRQGNINVVGLPSPAGWSLSSEAAKDQAKKEAMVAFLKFFFDKEQYGEFVSVTNTIPATKDKPELQVSEQMQTVLDLAEDSNVKKSLMINQWYGENQIPSQFRNWYYKLMQDLVVSNTDVKEYMEKADAEYDSNVASNQQ; translated from the coding sequence ATGAAAACAAAAAGAAAACGCGGACTCGTGTTAGCATTGGCTTTGCTCGTGACATCGGCTTTGTCGGCATGCAGCAGCAGTGGTGATACCAATACAACGACAGGGGGTTCATCAGGCAATTCTACAGAATCAAAAGTCACCTTCAGCATCGGTTATGCCACAGGGGACCCTGCAGGCAAACAAGCCATCTCCGAAAAAATTAAAGCTTTTATGGAAGCGAATCCAAATATCATTATTAAAGATATCAGCGAGGGCACGTCCTCTTCATACCTCGACTGGTTAAAGACAAAGGATGCCGTTGGCGAATTCCCTGATCTTGTAGAAATGCGTGACACAGAGGTATTCCTCAAAGCAAACAAAATTGCTGAACTTCCGCAGGAAGTCCAGAATCTGTTCGATTCAGTTCCAGCTATTGACGGCAAAGTATACAACGCTCCCATGGGGCTTAATGCGCCGGAAGGCATCATTTATAGTAAAAAAGCCTATCGAGATGCAGGTATTACCGAGCTTCCAAAAACCTATGATGAATTTCTGGCGGACCAGGAAAAATTGAAGGCTTCAGGCATTACTCCAATTGTGGTTGGCGGCAAAGATATTTTCCATATGGGTTTCTGGCTTAACAAGTTCCTCATCGATCAGGTATATGCGATCGACCCGGACTGGAACTCAAAACGTACGGCAAAACAGGTAAGTTTCACCGATGACAACGTCGTGCAGGCGATGAACGACTACAAGGAGCTTTTCCAAAATTACGTGGATAAAGGCTGGCTGAGCACAGGGGATAACCAAACGACATCGATCCTTATTTCCGGTAAAGCGGCGCAGTTATTCTCTGGACCGTGGATGTTCACCCAAATCGAGGAAGCGGATCCCAACTTCGAATTCGGTTTTTACGCGCTGCCGGATCGTCAGGGCAACATCAATGTGGTAGGACTCCCTTCTCCTGCGGGCTGGTCGTTGTCTTCCGAAGCGGCAAAGGATCAAGCAAAAAAAGAAGCAATGGTAGCTTTCCTTAAATTCTTCTTTGATAAAGAACAATACGGCGAATTTGTAAGTGTAACGAACACTATTCCAGCCACCAAAGACAAACCTGAACTTCAGGTATCCGAGCAAATGCAAACCGTACTGGATCTGGCAGAAGACAGCAACGTGAAGAAATCGCTTATGATCAATCAATGGTATGGCGAAAATCAGATTCCTTCGCAGTTCCGTAATTGGTATTACAAATTAATGCAGGATCTCGTTGTTTCCAACACAGACGTGAAGGAATATATGGAAAAAGCAGATGCGGAGTACGACTCGAACGTAGCTTCGAATCAGCAATAA
- a CDS encoding heparinase II/III family protein, producing the protein MISTSNARYMLQQLIIRAEQLLDARGSFVTNGAKRALQDALNQAYKAMDSNDEVPFHRNREFLVPRDDEAIHFATRRFTMVPPFQEGGVYALYGLEPAITWFENQNILRGGGASIPEKAKFALEKVHQFLSAATLGDAVGNYDPEKVQPLMIATQALEKELGDYDPDIHGEIVAQKIVELYNCLDDLRNSRRLRTDLEPDSSLYLSSKKMKKLRADVHSGGSIQERYKNLERWTELYSLEDLEKAVDGIMHGCSDYEDLNKHFYLWSHTDKIINFKAPSETVKASLSFVLPSEENETEGLGHVWIDDVAIWTAHGKRLDIWNGGFDDGTTQPDHWSSQARRGKPILKWEQTYPYCGGEHFKEIRPSDPSVFAYGDQHSEGKRSIYLCNPTSEDEGAWVYDHMFAVEQGTQCTLTFSAKLDGKLKKGLRVVITFLDSNDRAIGEHVYVFNRKSSLSGSRFQLAMQADATRYAMTGDIYYAIKTKFAMLYILNDFCQGAEHWMVTNLRPEGNDAYGAVQGGRVLSVLAVSYSLIRQADVFELHEKEQFHALIEYMLRYLLDLRDRTEWSAEEAQRGCSNWQTDMSVGTSFMMMALSDFPNRHVWLNNANTILRSQLELNVNSDGSWPESIRYHHAALERFAGYATVLKNVTGEDWFLTTPIARMFEYGIDMQTPGYSYFDGKIGTPPFGDHALGDGSEFGYYGVFHAAIVEVDQQLADRMYHTWDAAGKPLKKWTGEGVAFENLLTHIEEYVPKTKLHLNSCMSYPDAGIYLFRKNFGIQQQSYFAIMSSPRPVAHGHLDQGSFILYKNSIPLVMDSGIEGYFDSSTHWHLSSYSHACLQFATRKRLLPADDGGMINLSAGTFSLERGWVDVPKSSRVLLVKLGGEVESITIEITNPEGSGRHIRHVAYVPACDVYIIRDEIADYEGQVLFNLPVAATGSTLRGHRILSKGVESVDLETIFLSPLESITLEQGRTTRFYDRKDEHVPMMDYVRAVADAKKGFWTVLYPKEKGQKELTVTYTSEDTIHLSTERHQVMLDINSWTGTKGFNLNDDTYRLHVRSV; encoded by the coding sequence ATGATATCAACTTCCAACGCACGGTATATGCTTCAACAGCTTATCATTCGAGCAGAGCAATTGTTGGATGCAAGGGGAAGCTTTGTCACGAATGGTGCAAAACGTGCATTGCAAGATGCATTAAACCAGGCATACAAAGCTATGGATTCTAACGATGAAGTTCCTTTTCATAGGAATCGTGAATTTTTGGTCCCAAGAGATGATGAAGCGATTCATTTTGCCACGAGACGATTTACAATGGTTCCGCCTTTTCAAGAAGGGGGTGTATATGCCCTTTACGGTCTTGAGCCAGCAATAACCTGGTTTGAAAATCAGAATATTTTACGTGGTGGTGGTGCTTCTATCCCAGAAAAAGCGAAGTTTGCTTTAGAAAAGGTCCATCAATTCTTAAGCGCTGCTACACTGGGAGATGCAGTGGGTAACTATGATCCGGAAAAAGTTCAGCCGTTAATGATAGCTACCCAAGCATTAGAGAAAGAGTTAGGCGATTACGATCCAGATATTCATGGTGAAATAGTAGCTCAAAAAATCGTTGAGTTATACAACTGTTTAGATGATCTCCGAAATTCTCGACGTTTGCGTACGGATCTTGAACCTGATTCTTCATTATATTTGAGTAGTAAGAAGATGAAGAAACTCAGGGCTGATGTTCATAGCGGAGGCTCCATTCAAGAACGTTACAAGAATCTCGAACGATGGACAGAGCTCTATAGTCTAGAAGATTTAGAGAAGGCCGTCGATGGAATCATGCATGGATGTAGTGACTATGAAGATTTGAACAAGCATTTTTATCTCTGGAGTCATACCGATAAGATTATAAACTTCAAAGCTCCAAGTGAAACTGTGAAGGCATCGTTAAGCTTTGTTTTACCATCAGAAGAGAACGAGACAGAAGGATTAGGGCATGTATGGATTGATGACGTCGCCATCTGGACTGCGCACGGTAAACGTTTGGATATATGGAACGGTGGCTTTGATGATGGTACAACGCAACCAGATCATTGGTCCTCACAAGCGCGTCGAGGTAAGCCGATCTTGAAATGGGAACAAACGTATCCTTACTGTGGAGGTGAACATTTCAAAGAGATCCGACCATCTGATCCATCGGTATTTGCTTATGGAGATCAGCATAGTGAGGGTAAACGTTCCATCTATCTATGTAATCCAACTTCCGAGGATGAAGGGGCTTGGGTGTATGATCATATGTTTGCCGTTGAGCAAGGCACGCAATGTACACTTACCTTTTCTGCTAAGCTGGATGGGAAGTTAAAGAAAGGTCTGCGAGTGGTCATTACTTTTTTGGATAGTAATGACCGTGCCATAGGTGAACATGTATACGTATTTAATCGTAAATCTTCACTTTCAGGTAGTCGCTTCCAGTTGGCTATGCAGGCTGATGCGACGCGTTACGCAATGACAGGTGATATCTACTATGCGATCAAGACAAAATTTGCAATGCTTTATATTCTGAATGATTTCTGTCAAGGCGCAGAACATTGGATGGTCACCAATTTACGGCCTGAAGGTAATGACGCTTATGGAGCAGTACAGGGAGGTCGTGTATTAAGCGTTCTGGCGGTAAGTTATTCACTAATTCGTCAGGCTGACGTCTTTGAGTTGCATGAAAAGGAGCAATTCCATGCATTGATCGAGTATATGTTGAGATACTTGCTAGATTTGCGTGATCGAACCGAATGGAGTGCGGAGGAAGCACAGCGAGGCTGCAGCAATTGGCAGACGGATATGAGTGTAGGAACCAGCTTCATGATGATGGCCCTAAGCGATTTTCCAAACAGACACGTCTGGCTGAACAATGCAAACACTATACTCCGGTCACAATTGGAATTAAACGTGAATTCCGATGGTTCGTGGCCTGAATCGATTCGCTATCATCATGCTGCGTTGGAGAGATTCGCGGGATATGCCACTGTTTTGAAGAATGTAACGGGTGAAGATTGGTTTCTTACAACGCCAATTGCAAGGATGTTTGAATATGGCATTGATATGCAAACGCCTGGATATAGCTACTTTGATGGCAAGATTGGCACACCTCCATTTGGTGATCATGCACTTGGAGACGGGTCTGAATTTGGATATTACGGTGTCTTCCATGCTGCGATCGTGGAAGTGGATCAACAGCTAGCAGATCGAATGTACCATACTTGGGATGCTGCTGGGAAACCATTGAAAAAATGGACGGGTGAAGGGGTAGCTTTTGAAAATTTGCTTACTCACATTGAAGAATATGTCCCGAAGACGAAGCTTCACCTTAACTCCTGTATGAGTTACCCAGATGCTGGAATATATCTATTCCGAAAAAATTTTGGTATTCAGCAACAAAGCTATTTTGCAATCATGTCGAGTCCACGTCCGGTTGCACACGGACATCTGGATCAAGGGTCCTTCATTTTATATAAAAACTCAATACCACTCGTGATGGATTCGGGCATCGAAGGATACTTTGACAGTAGCACACATTGGCATCTTAGCTCTTACTCACATGCCTGTTTGCAATTCGCAACGCGCAAGCGCTTACTACCTGCAGATGATGGAGGAATGATAAATCTCTCAGCCGGTACATTTAGTTTAGAAAGAGGTTGGGTAGATGTTCCCAAGAGTAGCCGTGTTCTTCTCGTGAAACTTGGAGGGGAGGTTGAATCCATTACGATTGAGATAACTAATCCAGAAGGCTCCGGAAGGCACATTCGCCATGTAGCTTATGTCCCCGCATGCGACGTTTATATTATTCGTGACGAAATTGCAGACTATGAAGGCCAAGTGTTATTCAACTTACCTGTTGCTGCTACCGGTTCCACTTTACGTGGACATCGGATACTGTCAAAAGGCGTTGAATCTGTTGATCTTGAGACTATTTTTTTAAGTCCTCTCGAATCCATTACACTGGAGCAGGGAAGGACAACCCGCTTTTATGATCGCAAAGATGAGCATGTTCCAATGATGGATTATGTTCGAGCGGTTGCTGATGCAAAGAAAGGGTTCTGGACGGTACTCTATCCGAAAGAGAAAGGCCAAAAGGAACTCACAGTTACTTATACATCGGAAGACACTATTCACCTTTCAACTGAGCGTCATCAAGTGATGCTAGATATTAATTCCTGGACAGGTACTAAAGGCTTTAATCTGAATGATGATACGTATCGCTTACATGTAAGATCCGTATAG
- a CDS encoding response regulator, which translates to MIKVILADDEPIIIKGLQKLINWSSLGMEIIGQASEGNELMRMLEQNHPDLIISDIKMPNMTGIDIIKTIKENALPVKVIFISAYQEFSYARDAVSYGALDYLLKPIRRTQLEQVLLRAARLITEEHEDKLRQGKLKHLEKKVHLEQREEGISRLIEGTLSKNSDYYPLICNVLRGPQYCIGIMDVEWGEVGQKWNDKETRLALFAVGNILNELITEPAIGQVLLYGDKYVYICGFDNEQDSREMAKEIHRNIRQYLKLGSTIGISSMIDQLFNLPDAYQQARYANDLKYFLGIDKVIEFNGAPLAAKSRVIEIYSLQRQAAIHFIENDQKMGMKIWKELLEMIRLAHFGDRTLAISTCLSSLLYLVQELEKSGLLTTEQSVLRDQAQVRLSQLKTYNQVLHEMIRIVEDLLMIIENESGNKEKAVLAKVKQFIETHYHEEVTLESVANITYMNSSYFSFFFKKHTGKNFKQYLTEVRLKHAIRMLLHTDFMVYEIAEKVGYHNPRHFSDIFRKAFGQLPNEYRQDKGKNN; encoded by the coding sequence ATGATCAAGGTGATTTTGGCGGATGATGAGCCTATCATTATCAAAGGATTGCAAAAGCTTATTAATTGGTCCAGTCTAGGCATGGAGATTATCGGGCAAGCCAGTGAAGGAAACGAATTAATGCGAATGCTGGAGCAGAACCATCCTGATCTAATTATCAGTGACATCAAAATGCCTAATATGACGGGTATTGACATTATCAAAACGATTAAAGAGAATGCGCTGCCCGTCAAAGTTATTTTTATTAGCGCATATCAAGAATTCAGTTATGCCAGGGACGCCGTTTCATACGGTGCACTGGATTATTTGTTGAAACCTATTCGCAGAACTCAGCTTGAGCAAGTGTTACTTCGTGCTGCTCGGCTCATTACTGAAGAACATGAGGACAAACTTCGTCAAGGTAAACTTAAACATTTGGAGAAAAAGGTTCATTTGGAGCAACGTGAAGAGGGAATTTCTCGTCTAATCGAAGGAACTTTATCAAAAAATTCGGATTACTACCCGTTGATTTGTAATGTATTGCGAGGTCCCCAATATTGTATCGGAATAATGGATGTTGAATGGGGAGAAGTCGGACAAAAGTGGAACGATAAAGAGACCAGACTCGCTTTGTTTGCTGTTGGTAATATCTTAAACGAATTGATTACGGAACCAGCAATTGGTCAAGTTCTACTGTACGGTGACAAGTATGTTTATATATGTGGATTTGATAATGAACAAGACTCACGGGAGATGGCCAAGGAAATTCATAGAAATATCAGACAATATCTAAAACTGGGATCGACGATTGGAATCAGTAGTATGATCGATCAACTATTTAATTTACCAGATGCATATCAACAAGCCAGGTATGCTAATGATTTAAAGTATTTCTTGGGGATCGACAAAGTAATTGAATTTAATGGAGCTCCTCTGGCTGCTAAGTCACGTGTTATAGAAATTTACAGTTTGCAGCGTCAGGCAGCAATTCATTTTATAGAAAATGATCAAAAAATGGGAATGAAAATATGGAAAGAATTGCTGGAAATGATTAGATTAGCACACTTCGGGGATCGTACATTAGCTATATCTACGTGCTTGTCCTCTCTCCTATATTTGGTTCAAGAACTAGAAAAGTCTGGTTTGTTAACAACGGAACAAAGTGTACTGCGTGACCAGGCACAGGTACGATTAAGCCAACTCAAAACATATAACCAAGTCCTTCACGAAATGATTCGAATTGTTGAGGATTTACTCATGATCATCGAGAACGAATCTGGAAATAAGGAAAAAGCAGTATTGGCAAAAGTTAAACAGTTCATAGAAACTCACTACCATGAAGAAGTTACACTTGAATCCGTTGCTAACATAACCTATATGAATTCAAGCTACTTTAGTTTTTTCTTCAAAAAACATACAGGAAAAAATTTCAAACAATATTTAACGGAGGTTCGTTTGAAGCATGCTATTCGAATGCTGTTACATACGGACTTCATGGTTTACGAAATAGCTGAAAAAGTTGGATATCATAATCCTCGTCATTTTAGCGATATTTTCCGCAAAGCATTTGGACAATTACCAAACGAATACAGACAAGACAAAGGTAAAAACAATTGA
- a CDS encoding glycoside hydrolase family 43 protein, giving the protein MSETMIQNPILRGFNPDASIIRVEDDYYIATSTFEWFPGVIIHHSKDLIHWRQLARPLDRVSQLNLKGIPSSGGVWAPSLSYSDGVFYLCYTNVVGRKGVYKDLYNYVVTAPSIEGPWSDPVYLNSSGFDHFLFHDEDGSKWLFNMQWDFRKNQNSFAGIIMQQYDQELGKPVGPVKLITKGTHLGVTEGPMVYQRNGFYYLLLAEGGTGEMHAATLMRSRSLEGPYEVDPDYPLLTTVGSIEHLLQKAGHGSLVETQQGEWYMVHICSRPLFDGSKLSPLGRETSIQKVIWNEDGWLKLDSGSRLPELEVAAPNLPIHPFPELPSRNHFDEHALGMEWSSLRVPVDESWITLRERKGYLRLYGRESLVSWHEQSLVARRLSSLNCEASTCVEFEPSTFMQMAGLVLYYDESDHFYLCVSWDEHIGKHIKVIVSQQGVYDELGKGIKLEEGSPIYLKAVVYQEKTQFRYSLDEVNWIDIGPALYTGVLSDEYGGKLSFTGAFAGVCVQDLGGTRLYADFDYFDYKEMD; this is encoded by the coding sequence TTGAGTGAGACAATGATTCAAAATCCCATACTGCGTGGCTTTAATCCTGATGCATCTATTATACGTGTTGAGGATGACTACTATATTGCCACTTCTACATTCGAGTGGTTTCCTGGAGTAATCATTCATCACTCCAAGGATCTGATCCATTGGCGCCAGTTAGCCCGCCCTTTGGATCGGGTTAGTCAACTGAACCTGAAAGGCATACCAAGTTCAGGTGGTGTATGGGCGCCATCCCTCAGTTATTCCGATGGTGTATTTTATTTATGTTATACGAATGTTGTTGGAAGGAAAGGTGTATACAAGGATCTCTACAACTATGTAGTTACTGCTCCTTCCATTGAGGGACCTTGGTCTGATCCCGTTTATTTGAACTCAAGTGGTTTTGATCATTTTCTGTTCCATGACGAGGACGGAAGCAAATGGTTATTCAATATGCAATGGGATTTTCGTAAGAATCAAAATAGTTTTGCAGGAATTATCATGCAACAATATGATCAAGAGCTTGGCAAGCCTGTAGGACCGGTTAAATTAATTACTAAAGGCACTCATTTAGGTGTAACTGAAGGGCCAATGGTGTATCAGCGCAATGGATTTTATTATTTACTATTGGCTGAAGGTGGAACGGGAGAGATGCATGCAGCAACATTAATGCGCTCTCGAAGTTTGGAAGGACCTTATGAGGTAGATCCGGATTATCCTCTGTTAACGACAGTGGGCTCGATAGAACATCTGCTACAAAAGGCAGGGCATGGTAGTCTTGTGGAAACACAACAAGGTGAGTGGTATATGGTGCATATCTGCAGCAGACCCCTTTTCGACGGAAGCAAACTTAGTCCGCTTGGCCGAGAAACTTCCATCCAAAAGGTCATTTGGAATGAGGATGGGTGGTTAAAACTTGATTCAGGCAGCCGGTTGCCTGAACTCGAAGTAGCTGCGCCGAATTTGCCAATACATCCGTTTCCTGAATTGCCCTCAAGAAATCATTTTGATGAACATGCTCTTGGAATGGAATGGAGTTCACTACGAGTACCCGTGGATGAAAGCTGGATTACCCTTAGAGAACGCAAAGGATATTTACGTCTATATGGACGAGAGTCACTTGTATCCTGGCATGAACAAAGTTTAGTTGCAAGGCGTTTAAGCAGCTTGAACTGCGAGGCTTCAACATGTGTTGAATTTGAGCCTTCTACCTTTATGCAAATGGCAGGTCTTGTTTTGTATTATGATGAATCAGATCACTTTTATCTGTGTGTATCCTGGGACGAGCACATTGGCAAACACATCAAGGTGATTGTCAGTCAGCAGGGAGTTTACGATGAGTTGGGGAAAGGTATCAAGCTGGAGGAAGGATCCCCCATCTATTTAAAGGCTGTTGTGTATCAGGAAAAAACACAATTTCGTTATTCCCTAGATGAGGTAAATTGGATCGACATTGGTCCAGCGTTATATACGGGCGTGCTTTCCGATGAGTACGGTGGCAAACTCTCGTTTACTGGTGCGTTTGCTGGTGTATGTGTCCAAGATTTGGGTGGTACACGCTTGTACGCAGACTTCGATTACTTTGATTATAAAGAGATGGATTAA
- a CDS encoding sensor histidine kinase, giving the protein MRFFRQLRYSVFLKFSAAFIIAGLTPLFLQSFYSYQTFTSHVERYAQDNLKQMVMYMSYNINDALEQYDDTTQLMYTGRYKGFVQGANIKQTYQVNQLEQINAIPIDTFLETLLYSDNYIASVFFARQSDNKIFYQTRSTRELLENQLPVPTWSQAMQENPTKVAFFVTHSVPYFAGFNENVFTIGRNLIDTSGEPTATPKVLGTLFIDVKASRIGQLFAEIQLNDKDNLFVLDGQEQVFFSNRDPENDAMPVTESMDDHTMEFTESVAALNGNMVVQISKERLYEQLTSTRSSFIFTIAFSVFVLMIMGIWFSRRLSTPIRKLIRQMVIVESGNLDTRVDIQGKDELGRLGKGFNRMVERLRNYIDDAFVAEIKQKQTELNALKSQIRPHYLYNTLEVIRMNAVDKDALEVGDMIASLSHQLKYVIDYGEEWVTLREELDHLTDYFYIIEVRFERRYRLNVHVADNVPLSTAMLKLSLQPFVENAIEHGLHPQGRGTVEVSISRSENHLIITISDDGVGMDESRYTEVMHLLNSRDQSTVHVGMKNVQKRIRSLCGTEYGLSIASKLHIGTSITLELPIKEGNENDQGDFGG; this is encoded by the coding sequence ATGCGTTTTTTTCGCCAGCTCAGGTATAGCGTTTTTTTGAAATTTTCTGCGGCTTTTATCATTGCAGGGCTGACTCCCCTATTTTTGCAAAGCTTCTATTCCTATCAGACCTTCACTTCACACGTGGAACGTTATGCGCAGGATAATCTCAAACAAATGGTCATGTACATGAGCTACAACATCAATGATGCGCTTGAACAGTATGACGATACCACCCAATTGATGTATACCGGAAGATATAAGGGCTTCGTTCAGGGCGCAAACATCAAACAGACTTACCAGGTCAACCAGTTGGAACAAATCAATGCCATTCCGATCGATACGTTTCTTGAAACGCTCCTCTATAGCGACAACTATATTGCAAGCGTTTTTTTTGCTCGTCAATCTGATAATAAAATATTTTATCAAACACGTAGTACAAGAGAGCTGCTTGAGAATCAACTACCTGTTCCGACCTGGAGTCAAGCGATGCAGGAGAACCCGACAAAAGTAGCCTTTTTTGTGACTCATTCGGTTCCTTATTTTGCCGGCTTTAACGAGAATGTGTTCACCATAGGCCGAAATCTGATAGATACATCTGGAGAGCCCACGGCCACGCCCAAGGTGCTTGGAACGCTTTTTATTGATGTCAAAGCCTCCAGAATCGGTCAATTGTTTGCGGAAATTCAGTTGAATGATAAAGACAATCTGTTTGTGCTGGACGGACAGGAACAGGTGTTTTTCAGCAATCGCGACCCGGAGAACGATGCTATGCCTGTTACGGAATCCATGGATGATCACACTATGGAATTCACAGAATCGGTAGCGGCGTTGAATGGTAACATGGTGGTCCAGATATCAAAAGAACGATTGTATGAGCAATTAACCTCCACGCGCTCCTCCTTTATTTTCACCATTGCGTTTTCAGTATTTGTGCTGATGATTATGGGCATCTGGTTCTCACGCAGGCTTTCGACGCCCATCCGTAAGCTTATTCGACAGATGGTGATTGTGGAATCAGGCAACCTTGACACCCGAGTAGACATTCAGGGTAAGGATGAGCTTGGACGTCTGGGAAAAGGTTTTAACCGTATGGTAGAAAGATTGCGAAATTATATCGACGACGCATTTGTTGCCGAGATCAAGCAAAAGCAAACGGAACTTAATGCATTGAAAAGCCAGATCAGGCCTCATTACCTATATAACACACTTGAGGTGATTCGCATGAATGCAGTCGACAAGGATGCGCTCGAGGTCGGTGACATGATTGCTTCGTTATCCCATCAGTTGAAGTATGTGATCGACTATGGGGAAGAGTGGGTTACGCTCCGGGAAGAATTAGATCATTTAACGGACTATTTTTATATCATCGAAGTCAGGTTTGAAAGGCGTTACCGCCTGAATGTTCACGTGGCTGACAATGTTCCTCTGAGCACGGCCATGCTGAAGTTGTCCCTGCAGCCTTTTGTAGAAAATGCGATTGAACACGGTTTGCATCCCCAAGGCAGAGGTACCGTGGAAGTGTCGATTTCTCGATCCGAAAACCATTTGATCATCACCATTTCCGACGATGGTGTTGGCATGGACGAATCGAGGTACACCGAGGTGATGCATTTGTTGAACTCCCGTGATCAAAGCACCGTACATGTCGGTATGAAAAACGTGCAGAAGCGTATCCGCTCCCTATGCGGAACAGAATACGGCTTAAGTATCGCAAGCAAACTGCATATCGGAACTTCGATTACGCTGGAATTACCCATAAAGGAGGGGAACGAAAATGATCAAGGTGATTTTGGCGGATGA
- a CDS encoding sugar ABC transporter permease: MLKSKNRYEANSMPTAKRKRKWPHYAVLFILPSFILYVMFVIVPTLSSVYLSFTSWDGVSSKVNFIGLANFKEIWYSERVHNALKNTLILTVVLVLVENAVALALAMLVENVRWAKNLFRSIFYFPVLMSGIVMGFIWTIILNYNFGVLNQILSAIGLESWMVDWLGNPDYALISIILSTVWKSAGYYMIIYLAGLQGISADLGEAASIDGANKWQQFRHVTFPLLAGSVTVCSVLSMIGSLKIFDQIAVMTDGGPGFATETLTYIIYKVGFGEMRQGFGTAMALVLFLLIMVITIIQVKVLRKREVQL; the protein is encoded by the coding sequence ATGCTTAAATCAAAGAACAGATATGAGGCAAACTCCATGCCAACTGCCAAAAGAAAAAGAAAATGGCCGCACTATGCCGTGTTGTTTATTCTACCATCGTTCATTCTGTACGTTATGTTCGTCATCGTACCAACGTTGAGCAGTGTGTATCTCAGCTTTACATCATGGGATGGCGTAAGCAGTAAGGTTAACTTTATCGGTTTGGCCAATTTCAAGGAAATATGGTATAGCGAGCGAGTGCACAATGCTCTCAAAAACACGCTGATTTTAACAGTTGTTTTGGTGCTGGTGGAAAATGCGGTAGCACTCGCCCTGGCGATGCTGGTCGAAAATGTCCGCTGGGCCAAAAATTTGTTTCGCAGCATTTTTTACTTTCCGGTGCTTATGAGCGGAATTGTCATGGGATTCATATGGACGATTATTTTGAACTATAATTTCGGAGTGTTGAATCAAATTTTGAGCGCCATCGGCCTGGAATCATGGATGGTGGACTGGCTAGGTAATCCAGACTATGCCCTGATTTCCATTATTCTTTCGACCGTATGGAAATCGGCAGGTTATTATATGATTATTTATCTCGCGGGCCTTCAAGGAATCTCGGCGGATCTTGGTGAGGCAGCATCCATAGACGGTGCCAATAAGTGGCAGCAATTCCGGCATGTAACCTTTCCGTTGCTGGCAGGTTCAGTCACCGTATGCTCCGTGTTGTCTATGATCGGATCACTGAAAATATTTGACCAGATCGCTGTAATGACGGATGGTGGCCCTGGCTTTGCAACAGAAACGCTGACCTATATTATTTACAAAGTCGGGTTTGGAGAAATGCGTCAAGGATTCGGTACGGCCATGGCCTTGGTTCTTTTCCTGTTGATTATGGTCATTACCATTATTCAGGTTAAGGTACTTCGCAAACGGGAGGTACAGCTCTAA